The following are encoded together in the Proteiniphilum saccharofermentans genome:
- a CDS encoding IS4 family transposase has product MQEIEIMNQGKTVFAQIMSLIPRYEFDKCVKRYNGNRHAIEFKCRDQFMVMSFAQFTGQDSLRSIDATLVALSSKLYTSGIKYIQRSTLAHINGTKDWRIYHDFGQILIAQARHLYRKEPSRLDVDGIVYAFDSSTMKLCLQLCPWARLHHDKGGVKMHTLLDLRGSIPTFVYLTEAAVHDSKAMSLVPVEPGNYYLMDNGYVDFKQLFLHFDRQRAFFVTRAKDNMKYEVIEEHPVDKSTGVVSDSTIRLTGLKTSRWYPDTLRMVVYEDYATGNVYRFLTNDFTHSYLTIAELYRERWQVECFFKWIKQHLNIKAFYGTSQNTVYSQIWIAICDYLLLAIARKMFHIDQELYILSSVVGKVLFERKPLGELFIKPKRPMNDSDSNQLNLWGNFFGQ; this is encoded by the coding sequence TTGCAAGAGATAGAAATCATGAATCAGGGAAAGACCGTATTCGCTCAGATAATGTCGCTCATACCGAGATATGAGTTTGATAAATGCGTAAAGAGATACAATGGCAACCGACATGCCATCGAGTTCAAATGCAGAGACCAGTTCATGGTGATGAGTTTTGCCCAGTTCACCGGTCAGGATAGCCTGCGCAGCATTGATGCAACGCTGGTTGCCCTGTCCTCCAAGTTGTACACTTCCGGAATCAAATATATCCAACGCTCGACTTTGGCACATATTAATGGAACCAAGGATTGGCGGATCTATCACGACTTCGGTCAGATACTGATTGCACAAGCGAGACACCTGTACCGCAAAGAGCCTTCCAGACTCGACGTGGACGGAATCGTCTATGCTTTCGACAGCAGTACTATGAAACTTTGCCTGCAACTCTGTCCATGGGCAAGGCTTCATCATGATAAAGGTGGTGTAAAAATGCATACCCTGCTGGATTTGAGAGGATCGATTCCCACATTTGTTTATCTGACGGAGGCTGCAGTCCATGACTCCAAAGCCATGAGCCTGGTGCCCGTGGAGCCTGGTAATTATTACCTCATGGACAATGGATATGTGGATTTCAAGCAGTTGTTCCTCCACTTTGATCGCCAGCGGGCTTTCTTCGTCACCAGGGCCAAGGACAACATGAAGTATGAGGTGATAGAAGAGCATCCGGTTGATAAAAGCACTGGAGTTGTTAGCGATTCCACTATCAGGCTTACGGGACTGAAAACCTCCCGATGGTATCCGGATACACTCCGTATGGTTGTGTATGAGGATTATGCCACGGGAAATGTCTATCGGTTCCTGACCAATGACTTCACACATTCTTACCTGACCATTGCTGAACTTTATAGGGAACGTTGGCAAGTGGAGTGTTTCTTCAAATGGATCAAACAACATCTGAACATCAAGGCGTTCTACGGAACCAGCCAGAATACGGTATACTCGCAGATATGGATTGCCATCTGCGATTACCTGCTGCTTGCCATTGCCAGAAAGATGTTTCATATTGATCAGGAACTTTATATTTTATCGTCAGTCGTCGGCAAAGTACTCTTTGAGAGGAAGCCTTTAGGCGAACTGTTTATTAAACCTAAACGTCCTATGAATGATTCCGATTCAAATCAACTGAACCTATGGGGTAATTTCTTTGGACAGTAG
- a CDS encoding RnfABCDGE type electron transport complex subunit E, with translation MNDNLKVLINGIIKENPIFVLLLGMCPTLATTSSAINGMSMGLATMFVLVCSNAAISMLKNVIPDMVRIPAYIVVIATFVTIIEMLMNAYVPALADSLGIFIPLIVVNCIVLGRAESFASKNGVLPSVFDGIGIGLGFTFALTLLGAVRELLGTGKIFSLNIYPEQFGSLIFVLAPGAFIVLGFLIAIFNKLQKKESN, from the coding sequence ATGAATGACAACCTGAAAGTGCTGATCAACGGCATTATTAAAGAAAACCCCATTTTCGTGTTGCTGCTGGGGATGTGCCCTACCCTGGCAACCACCAGTTCCGCCATCAACGGGATGAGTATGGGACTGGCGACCATGTTCGTGCTGGTCTGTTCCAACGCAGCAATCTCAATGCTGAAAAACGTGATCCCCGATATGGTACGTATCCCTGCCTATATCGTAGTGATCGCCACTTTCGTAACGATCATTGAGATGTTGATGAATGCCTATGTACCGGCATTGGCCGATAGTTTGGGAATATTTATCCCGCTGATTGTGGTGAACTGTATCGTACTGGGACGTGCAGAGTCGTTTGCTTCAAAGAACGGTGTACTCCCTTCTGTCTTCGATGGTATTGGTATCGGCCTGGGATTTACTTTCGCACTCACCCTGTTGGGTGCTGTACGTGAATTACTGGGTACCGGAAAAATTTTCTCACTGAATATCTATCCCGAGCAGTTCGGATCATTGATATTTGTATTGGCTCCAGGAGCTTTCATCGTGTTAGGATTCCTGATCGCCATTTTTAATAAGCTTCAAAAGAAAGAATCCAACTAA
- a CDS encoding RnfABCDGE type electron transport complex subunit G, producing the protein MAKLESTFKNMFLSLSLICLTVAVLLAQVNKMTAKPIADAKAMKLQNAISEVVPEFDNDPTAEAFVMPAGQGDSLLVYPAKKGDEIVGYALNSFSNNGFSGNIQIMVGFDMEHRIVNYSVLQHAETPGLGSKMSEWFRDAAKPSQSIIGRDLSKGALAVSNDGGDVDAITASTITSRAFLEAINRAYAAYSGNMDATSGATQSESDTTGTTQSGSVTNGSGETNDNDEQDITSQEGGNDNE; encoded by the coding sequence ATGGCTAAATTAGAATCAACATTTAAAAATATGTTCCTGTCGCTGTCGCTGATATGTCTTACGGTGGCCGTACTACTGGCACAGGTGAACAAAATGACGGCAAAACCGATCGCAGACGCCAAAGCGATGAAATTGCAGAACGCCATCAGCGAAGTAGTCCCTGAATTCGATAACGACCCGACCGCAGAAGCATTTGTGATGCCGGCCGGGCAAGGTGACTCGCTGCTGGTTTATCCCGCAAAGAAAGGGGACGAGATCGTAGGATACGCACTGAACAGTTTTTCCAACAATGGGTTCAGCGGAAACATACAAATCATGGTAGGTTTCGATATGGAACACAGGATCGTGAATTACTCTGTACTGCAACATGCCGAGACACCGGGACTGGGTTCGAAGATGTCAGAGTGGTTCAGGGATGCAGCCAAACCGTCGCAGTCGATCATCGGACGAGACCTGTCAAAAGGAGCCCTGGCCGTCTCGAATGACGGAGGAGATGTGGATGCCATTACCGCATCGACCATCACCTCGAGGGCATTTCTCGAAGCGATCAACAGAGCTTACGCCGCCTACTCGGGAAATATGGATGCGACAAGCGGAGCTACCCAATCCGAAAGCGACACTACCGGAACCACCCAATCAGGCAGCGTAACAAACGGTTCCGGGGAAACAAATGACAATGATGAACAGGATATAACATCACAGGAGGGAGGAAACGACAATGAATGA
- a CDS encoding RnfABCDGE type electron transport complex subunit D, with product MENKLVVSPSPHIHSGDTIEKNMYGVLIALVPAFLVALYVFRLDALIITALAVLFCVGFEYLIVKYIMKKTPTVLDGSAIITGVLLAFNVPSNLPIWILALGCLFAIGVVKLSFGGLGNNIFNPAIAGRIFLLISFPAQMTVWPAPDIAGTVDAVTSATVLGNLKSNPELLPSLQTMFFGTEAGSIGEMSALALLLGLGWLLWKKVITWHIPVSIMATVAIFTGIIYIFNPIPLYNPLIHLFSGGLMLGAVFMATDYVTSPMTRKGMLIYGAGIGFITVAIRLWGAYPEGVSFAILLMNAFTPLINNYTMPKRFGEVVKHG from the coding sequence ATGGAGAACAAACTGGTTGTTTCCCCTTCACCTCATATACACAGCGGGGACACGATTGAAAAAAACATGTACGGGGTGCTTATCGCACTTGTTCCGGCGTTCCTGGTCGCTTTGTACGTCTTCCGGCTCGATGCACTGATCATTACCGCTTTGGCGGTACTGTTTTGCGTGGGATTTGAATATCTCATCGTAAAGTATATTATGAAAAAAACGCCCACCGTGCTCGATGGCTCGGCTATCATCACAGGTGTGCTGCTGGCATTCAACGTACCATCTAATCTGCCAATATGGATACTGGCATTGGGATGCCTGTTCGCCATCGGCGTGGTTAAGCTCTCTTTTGGTGGACTGGGTAATAATATCTTTAACCCCGCCATCGCGGGACGTATATTCCTGTTGATTTCGTTCCCGGCACAGATGACCGTCTGGCCGGCACCCGATATTGCCGGTACAGTCGATGCCGTCACTTCGGCGACCGTATTGGGCAATCTAAAGTCGAATCCGGAACTGCTACCATCTTTACAAACGATGTTTTTTGGTACCGAAGCCGGCTCCATCGGTGAGATGAGTGCCCTGGCACTGCTTCTCGGCTTAGGCTGGTTGCTCTGGAAGAAGGTCATCACATGGCATATCCCGGTCTCTATTATGGCTACAGTAGCCATTTTTACCGGGATAATCTATATTTTTAATCCCATCCCGCTCTACAACCCCCTGATCCACCTCTTTTCGGGAGGATTGATGCTGGGTGCGGTCTTCATGGCGACCGACTATGTAACGTCGCCGATGACCAGAAAAGGAATGCTTATTTACGGTGCCGGCATCGGCTTTATCACCGTCGCCATACGACTTTGGGGGGCCTATCCGGAAGGGGTTTCATTCGCAATCCTGCTGATGAATGCCTTTACACCGCTGATCAACAATTACACAATGCCAAAACGATTCGGGGAGGTAGTGAAACATGGCTAA
- a CDS encoding SoxR reducing system RseC family protein encodes MIEHEGIIEKINDNQVTVRILQQSACSACHAKGVCMAADSKEKLVEVVDFSGRFRENERVIIEGKESMGYKAVFWAFVLPLVILILTLILTLSLWNFSETEAAISAMTALIPYYLILYFLRKKMANSFQFNIKKMNSE; translated from the coding sequence ATGATCGAACACGAAGGAATTATTGAGAAAATCAACGACAATCAAGTGACCGTACGTATCCTGCAACAATCGGCCTGCAGTGCGTGTCATGCCAAGGGTGTATGCATGGCCGCCGACTCGAAAGAGAAGCTGGTTGAAGTAGTCGACTTTTCCGGCCGGTTTCGTGAAAACGAACGGGTCATTATCGAGGGAAAAGAGTCAATGGGATACAAGGCTGTTTTCTGGGCATTTGTTCTTCCGCTGGTTATACTCATCTTAACGCTTATCCTCACCCTATCATTATGGAACTTTAGTGAAACAGAAGCAGCGATTAGCGCCATGACCGCTCTTATTCCCTATTACCTGATCCTTTATTTTCTGAGAAAAAAAATGGCAAATTCGTTTCAATTCAACATAAAGAAAATGAATAGTGAATAG
- a CDS encoding IS5 family transposase, whose translation MIGKLPEKGQRDLFRPMLKDFIDSKHELVLLADKIDWEYFENEFSPLYSEKGAPSVPIRLMVGCLMLKHLYNLGDERIPEFWVRDVYFQYFCGGEFFEHKFPFDPSDFVHFRNRVGKEGIGKIFAYSVHLHGKEVPRQSKFVLSDTTVQENNTTFPTDAKLCKKVIDKCNKIAEESGIKQRQRYTRESKQLVRDTYNGKHPKRAKKAGKAKRRLKTIAGALLRELERKMSDEQKALYRKELSLYKRVINQQKDDKDKIYSLHKPFTRCIPKGKTHKQYEFGNKVGLITTGKRGRKVITAIKAFLDTPYDGDTIDPLLEQMQQNKLKLPQELAYDRGGKGRKQIKGVTIITPDKPKASDTVYQKRCKRNKCRARAAIEPIIGHLKKDFRMEQNYLWGEKGIQINAFMAATAWNLKKMMEKLVREFLDFVLRIFFKQRLQLAT comes from the coding sequence ATGATAGGAAAATTACCGGAAAAAGGACAGCGCGATTTATTCCGTCCTATGCTGAAAGACTTTATCGACAGCAAGCACGAACTTGTTTTGCTTGCAGACAAAATAGATTGGGAATACTTCGAAAACGAGTTTTCCCCGCTGTATTCAGAAAAAGGGGCTCCAAGCGTTCCCATTCGTCTGATGGTGGGTTGTTTGATGCTGAAGCATCTGTACAATCTCGGCGATGAACGTATACCCGAGTTTTGGGTTCGAGACGTTTACTTCCAGTATTTTTGTGGCGGAGAATTTTTCGAACACAAGTTTCCTTTCGATCCGAGTGATTTTGTTCACTTCCGTAATCGTGTGGGAAAAGAAGGCATAGGCAAAATATTCGCCTACAGCGTGCATCTTCACGGAAAAGAAGTACCCAGGCAATCCAAGTTTGTTCTTTCGGACACCACAGTCCAGGAAAACAACACCACTTTTCCCACCGATGCCAAATTGTGTAAAAAGGTTATCGACAAATGCAATAAAATAGCCGAAGAATCGGGTATTAAGCAGCGTCAGCGTTATACACGGGAGAGCAAGCAGTTGGTTCGCGACACTTACAACGGCAAGCATCCCAAGCGGGCAAAAAAAGCCGGAAAAGCAAAGCGACGGTTGAAAACCATAGCAGGGGCCTTGTTGCGAGAACTTGAACGCAAAATGAGCGATGAGCAAAAAGCGCTTTACCGGAAAGAGCTGTCGCTTTACAAGCGTGTTATCAATCAACAGAAAGATGACAAAGACAAGATTTACAGCCTTCACAAGCCTTTTACACGCTGTATCCCCAAGGGCAAAACGCACAAACAATATGAGTTCGGCAATAAGGTCGGACTGATAACTACGGGAAAAAGAGGTCGAAAAGTTATCACGGCGATAAAAGCTTTTTTGGATACGCCTTATGACGGAGACACCATCGATCCTTTATTGGAACAAATGCAGCAGAACAAGCTGAAACTACCCCAAGAGCTGGCATACGATCGTGGCGGGAAAGGCAGAAAGCAGATTAAGGGAGTAACCATCATTACCCCCGACAAACCCAAAGCATCGGATACGGTTTATCAAAAACGGTGCAAACGCAACAAATGTAGAGCCAGAGCAGCCATCGAACCCATTATCGGACATCTGAAAAAAGACTTTCGTATGGAACAAAACTACTTGTGGGGCGAAAAAGGCATACAAATCAATGCTTTTATGGCTGCAACGGCTTGGAACTTGAAGAAAATGATGGAAAAACTCGTAAGAGAGTTTTTGGATTTTGTTCTCAGAATATTTTTCAAGCAGAGATTACAACTTGCGACCTGA
- the rsxC gene encoding electron transport complex subunit RsxC: MLKTFRIGGIHPKEQKVSAGNAIQPIAIPNQVIIPLGQHIGAPCQPVVKKGDTVKVGTLIGKIVGFVSANIHSSVSGTVLKLDKAIDASGYRRDAIFIKVEGDEWEESIDRSSDLKKECNLSSREILDKIAAAGIVGMGGATFPTHVKLTPPPGSKPEILIINGVECEPWLTSDHRVMMEKTEEIMVGITIVMKALNVDKAIIGIENNKKDAIEKFGKCAEAYPGISVEALKVQYPQGGEKQLIDALIGRQVPSGALPISVGAVVQNVGTVLAIYEAVQKNKPLIERVVTVTGKDIKQPCNILSRVGIPVANLINAAGGLPETTGKIVSGGPMMGKALASTDVPVTKGTSGILVIPTLEAKRKAMKDCIRCAKCVSVCPMGLNPTLLMNLTEFEVWDGAEKHRITDCIECGSCSYTCPADRPLLDYIRLGKGRVNTIIRNRKTNA, translated from the coding sequence ATGTTAAAAACTTTCAGAATTGGCGGTATTCACCCGAAAGAGCAGAAAGTCTCTGCCGGAAACGCAATACAACCCATTGCTATTCCCAATCAGGTGATTATTCCGCTGGGCCAGCACATCGGCGCTCCCTGCCAACCTGTGGTAAAAAAAGGCGATACCGTGAAGGTGGGGACTCTTATCGGCAAGATTGTAGGGTTCGTTTCAGCCAATATCCACTCATCCGTATCGGGTACCGTGTTAAAACTCGACAAAGCGATCGATGCAAGCGGGTACAGGCGCGATGCCATATTCATCAAAGTAGAAGGTGATGAGTGGGAAGAATCGATCGACCGCTCATCGGACCTGAAAAAAGAGTGCAACCTCTCATCCAGGGAGATCCTCGACAAGATTGCCGCTGCCGGCATTGTCGGTATGGGTGGCGCAACCTTTCCCACTCACGTAAAGTTAACCCCTCCACCGGGATCGAAACCCGAAATACTGATCATCAACGGAGTGGAGTGCGAACCATGGCTCACCTCCGACCATCGTGTGATGATGGAGAAAACGGAAGAGATCATGGTGGGGATCACTATCGTGATGAAAGCATTGAACGTGGACAAGGCCATCATAGGTATTGAAAACAATAAGAAAGACGCTATCGAAAAATTCGGGAAATGTGCAGAGGCATATCCCGGTATCAGTGTGGAAGCGCTGAAGGTACAGTATCCGCAGGGAGGTGAAAAGCAACTGATCGACGCACTGATCGGACGACAGGTTCCAAGCGGTGCCCTACCTATTTCAGTGGGTGCGGTAGTACAAAACGTAGGAACTGTTTTGGCTATCTATGAGGCGGTACAGAAAAACAAGCCTTTGATTGAACGGGTGGTAACCGTCACCGGAAAAGATATAAAACAACCATGCAATATCCTCTCACGTGTGGGTATCCCGGTAGCTAACCTGATCAATGCAGCCGGCGGATTACCGGAAACCACCGGCAAGATCGTCAGTGGCGGTCCTATGATGGGGAAAGCACTGGCGAGCACAGATGTGCCGGTAACCAAGGGAACTTCGGGTATATTGGTCATTCCTACACTGGAGGCCAAGCGGAAGGCGATGAAGGATTGTATCCGTTGTGCCAAATGTGTGAGTGTATGCCCCATGGGATTAAACCCTACCCTGCTGATGAACCTGACAGAGTTCGAGGTATGGGACGGAGCGGAGAAACACCGTATCACCGATTGCATTGAATGCGGCTCGTGCAGTTACACCTGTCCCGCAGACCGCCCGCTGCTTGATTATATCAGGTTGGGTAAAGGCAGAGTAAACACAATCATCAGGAATAGAAAAACTAACGCTTAG
- a CDS encoding DUF6600 domain-containing protein yields MKALRHPLILAVIALAVWSCGTSQNYVYSQGYDEYYYEEGYYDDGYQGGGISFNVFYNELRPHGRWINDRNYGRIWIPNVGRDFHPYATNGYWVMTDYGNTWVSSFSWGWAPFHYGRWYYDDFYGWAWVPGYEWAPAWVTWRSGGGYYGWAPMGPGINIHIHVNAPNNYWTFLPSRYMYNRSMHRYYNRYSPTIYNRTTIINNTYIYNDNRYYSGPSARDYERETGRKATVRRLESNNNRSGRATRVSGNSVSVYRPDANSGRTTNTRSSVSGRSTDRNTTTGSGTVRSSNSNTRVTEGTTSRSGTSTNRSSTVRSSESSTRNSSPNTRSSTVTPERSTRSNSGTTVRSQNPSGSNDRSTTVRSQENSSGRNNSSSVTNTRSNSSNSRNTTVTPQSSTRSNSNTTVRSENSSGNRNATTTRSNSSSTGSNNQSSTVRSSSSSSSRNSSATSTSSTRSSSESNRSGRSSGRR; encoded by the coding sequence ATGAAAGCTTTAAGACATCCCCTCATCCTCGCGGTAATCGCACTGGCAGTATGGTCATGCGGAACCTCTCAGAATTATGTCTATTCACAGGGATACGACGAGTATTATTACGAAGAGGGATATTATGATGACGGCTATCAAGGAGGTGGTATATCGTTCAACGTATTCTACAACGAATTGAGACCCCACGGTCGATGGATCAACGACCGTAACTACGGCCGCATCTGGATACCCAATGTAGGAAGGGACTTTCATCCGTATGCTACCAACGGCTACTGGGTGATGACCGATTACGGAAATACTTGGGTATCGAGTTTCTCATGGGGATGGGCTCCTTTCCATTACGGGCGATGGTATTATGACGATTTCTACGGTTGGGCATGGGTTCCCGGCTACGAATGGGCACCTGCCTGGGTGACATGGAGAAGCGGCGGCGGTTATTACGGATGGGCGCCAATGGGTCCCGGAATCAATATCCATATCCATGTGAATGCACCCAACAATTACTGGACTTTCCTACCCTCCCGGTACATGTATAATCGCAGTATGCACAGGTATTATAACAGGTACAGCCCTACTATCTACAACAGGACTACTATCATCAACAATACTTACATATATAACGATAACCGCTACTACAGCGGGCCAAGCGCCAGGGACTACGAACGTGAAACAGGTAGAAAAGCCACGGTACGCCGACTTGAAAGCAACAACAACCGTTCCGGCAGGGCAACAAGAGTTAGTGGTAATTCGGTAAGTGTGTATCGCCCCGATGCAAACAGCGGCAGAACCACAAACACGAGATCTTCTGTAAGTGGCAGGAGTACTGACAGAAATACTACCACTGGCAGCGGAACCGTCAGAAGCAGCAACAGCAATACAAGGGTCACCGAAGGAACAACTTCACGGAGCGGAACATCCACGAATCGTAGCTCTACAGTAAGGTCATCGGAGAGTTCTACAAGAAACAGCTCACCCAACACCCGGAGCAGCACTGTTACACCGGAACGTTCCACCAGAAGCAATAGCGGTACAACGGTCAGATCGCAAAATCCATCCGGCAGCAATGACAGAAGTACCACTGTTAGATCTCAGGAGAATTCTTCCGGCAGGAACAACAGCAGTTCGGTAACCAATACGCGAAGCAACTCATCCAACAGTCGGAATACCACAGTTACACCGCAAAGTTCCACCAGAAGTAATAGCAATACTACTGTAAGGTCAGAAAATTCTTCGGGTAATAGAAACGCTACTACGACACGCTCGAATTCAAGTTCCACAGGGAGCAACAACCAAAGTTCTACGGTAAGATCCAGCTCCAGTTCGTCAAGTAGAAACAGCAGTGCTACAAGCACTTCATCAACAAGGAGCAGCAGTGAAAGCAACAGATCCGGCAGATCTTCCGGACGGAGGTGA
- the rsxA gene encoding electron transport complex subunit RsxA: protein MEIIGIIIVAIFVNNVVLAQFLGICPFLGVSKKVDTAIGMGLAVTFVMTIATIVTFLLQKGILEAFGLEYLQTITFILVIAALVQMVEIILKKISPSLYQALGVFLPLITTNCAILGVAILVTQKNYNLLESVIYAIATSIGFALALIIFSGIREQLALTKVPKAMKGIPLALITAGIMAMAFMGFSGIDQVFK from the coding sequence ATGGAAATTATAGGAATCATTATTGTTGCCATATTTGTCAACAACGTCGTACTGGCCCAGTTCCTGGGTATCTGCCCGTTTCTGGGTGTATCAAAGAAAGTGGATACTGCCATCGGTATGGGATTGGCTGTCACCTTTGTAATGACCATTGCTACCATCGTCACATTTCTTCTTCAAAAGGGGATTCTCGAAGCATTCGGACTGGAATACCTGCAGACCATTACCTTTATCCTGGTAATCGCAGCATTGGTGCAGATGGTGGAGATTATCCTTAAAAAAATATCTCCCTCTCTTTACCAGGCGTTGGGCGTATTTCTGCCGCTTATCACTACTAACTGTGCCATCCTGGGGGTTGCCATCCTAGTTACACAGAAAAATTACAATCTGTTGGAGTCGGTTATTTACGCAATTGCCACATCCATTGGCTTCGCACTGGCATTGATCATTTTTTCCGGAATTCGTGAACAACTGGCACTCACAAAAGTACCCAAGGCAATGAAAGGGATTCCCCTCGCACTGATTACCGCCGGTATCATGGCCATGGCGTTTATGGGATTCTCCGGCATCGACCAGGTATTTAAGTAG
- a CDS encoding Fe-S cluster domain-containing protein codes for MSVLLTAVVTLGVIGAGSAAILYLIGQKFKVEEDPRIQEVQDALPAANCGGCGFPGCASFASACVKAETLDGLNCPVGGQPTMDKVAQILGQTAPVAVKKIAVVRCSGSCDQRPRTNLYDGVSNCTIAAALYGGDTGCSFGCLGLGDCEESCTFDAIHINPETMLPEVVEDKCTACGACVKACPKDIIELRKQGPKSRRIYVSCVNEEKGGVARKSCEVACIGCSKCQQVCPFEAITITNNLAYIIDDKCRLCRKCVPVCPTNSILELNFPPRKDKSPKEEAATVDA; via the coding sequence ATGAGTGTATTACTTACTGCTGTAGTAACTTTGGGTGTAATCGGCGCCGGTAGTGCCGCCATATTATACCTGATAGGGCAAAAATTCAAGGTAGAAGAAGATCCTCGCATACAGGAGGTTCAGGATGCCCTACCCGCTGCCAATTGTGGAGGTTGCGGATTTCCCGGATGTGCATCATTCGCATCTGCCTGTGTAAAAGCCGAAACCCTGGACGGCCTCAACTGTCCCGTAGGAGGCCAACCCACTATGGACAAAGTAGCCCAGATCCTAGGGCAAACCGCCCCGGTGGCTGTAAAAAAGATAGCCGTGGTACGTTGTAGCGGTAGTTGCGACCAACGTCCACGCACCAACCTCTACGATGGAGTCTCTAACTGTACTATTGCCGCAGCACTTTACGGTGGCGACACCGGATGTTCTTTCGGCTGTCTGGGCCTGGGAGACTGCGAGGAGTCATGTACATTCGATGCCATACACATCAATCCGGAGACCATGCTCCCCGAAGTGGTGGAAGACAAATGTACCGCCTGTGGTGCTTGCGTAAAAGCCTGTCCGAAAGATATCATCGAACTACGTAAACAGGGGCCTAAATCAAGAAGGATCTATGTCAGCTGCGTGAATGAGGAAAAAGGAGGTGTAGCCCGCAAGTCGTGCGAAGTAGCATGCATCGGGTGTAGCAAATGCCAACAGGTTTGTCCTTTCGAGGCTATCACCATTACAAACAACCTGGCTTATATCATTGACGATAAATGCCGGCTCTGCCGCAAGTGCGTACCGGTTTGTCCAACCAATTCCATCCTGGAGTTGAATTTCCCGCCAAGGAAAGACAAATCACCCAAAGAAGAAGCAGCTACAGTTGACGCATAA
- a CDS encoding alpha/beta hydrolase: MKRTIFSLFFFSAMTITLMAQHNPVLLFPDGAPGESRKMKQVDDLGGNKVAGCPVLRISNVSEPTLTFYPAPAGNNTGATIIVNPGGGYNILAYNLEGSEICKRFNSFGVNCVLVKYRVPRREGLEKHTAPLQDLQRAIAYTRSHANEWNIDPDRIGVMGFSAGAHLAAMASTAYGERTYPKTDAFDEANLRPDFCILIYPAYLSGENFSITPELKVNAGTPPTILIQTQDDKSYIDSSLFYYYALKQANVPAAMHLYPSGGHGYGLRNTGHTVNEWPHRVLSWLRDIGMTGKVKSGK, from the coding sequence ATGAAACGGACTATATTCTCACTTTTTTTCTTTTCAGCAATGACGATAACCCTTATGGCACAACATAATCCGGTACTGTTATTTCCCGACGGAGCACCGGGCGAATCCCGGAAGATGAAACAGGTAGATGACCTGGGTGGCAACAAGGTCGCCGGATGCCCTGTACTCCGTATCAGTAATGTGAGTGAACCGACGCTCACCTTTTATCCTGCACCTGCCGGCAATAATACCGGTGCCACTATCATTGTGAATCCGGGGGGCGGTTACAATATCCTGGCATATAACCTCGAAGGGTCTGAGATTTGTAAACGTTTCAACAGTTTCGGCGTCAACTGTGTATTGGTGAAATACCGTGTGCCGCGTCGTGAAGGATTGGAAAAGCATACAGCGCCATTGCAGGATCTGCAACGTGCCATTGCTTATACACGTTCCCATGCAAATGAATGGAATATCGACCCGGATAGGATCGGAGTGATGGGGTTCTCCGCCGGAGCACATCTCGCAGCCATGGCCAGTACGGCGTATGGAGAACGTACCTATCCGAAGACCGATGCTTTTGATGAGGCGAACCTTCGTCCCGATTTCTGTATCCTTATCTATCCGGCGTATTTATCGGGAGAGAATTTCTCGATTACTCCCGAACTGAAAGTAAATGCTGGCACACCTCCCACCATCCTTATCCAGACTCAGGACGACAAGAGCTATATCGACAGCAGTTTGTTTTATTATTATGCACTGAAACAGGCAAATGTGCCGGCAGCAATGCATCTGTATCCCTCCGGTGGTCATGGTTATGGATTACGCAATACCGGCCACACGGTCAATGAATGGCCTCACCGCGTCCTTTCCTGGCTGCGGGATATCGGAATGACAGGGAAAGTGAAGAGTGGAAAGTGA